In the genome of Zobellia nedashkovskayae, the window TAACCGGTTAATGCTAAAACAAAGTCGTTTTCTAATGAGACGTTACCTTCTGGCGTTTCAATTATGATTCCGCTTTGGCGTACTTCTTTCAATTTTGAATTATAATACACCTTAATACTACCTTCTTCAATGCGGTTTATAATATCAGGTCTTACCCAATATTTTACGCGTGGTCCTACTTCATGGCCTCTTATGATTAACGTAACTTCCGCACCTTTGCGATAGCATTCAAGAGCGGCATCAATAGCTGAATTACTAGCACCTACTACGGCTAGTTTTTGATTAGCATAAAAATGTGGGTCATTATAGTAATGGGCAATCTTAGGTAAATCTTCCCCAGGGATGTTTAGTTTATTGGGTAAATCATAAAACCCAGTGGATACGATTACCTTATCTGCTGTATAGTTGCTTTTTTCAGAAACGATTGAAAACCCATTCTCAACCTTTTCAACTTTTTTTACCTTTTCAAAAAGTTTAATATTTAGCTTGTTAGAAGTAACGATTCTTCGGTAATATTCTAAAGCTTCGTTTCTTTTGGGTTTTGCTTCTGTACTTATAAAGGGAATATCATCTATTTCCAATTTTTCCGAAGAAGAAAAAAACTGCATGTTTTGCGGGTAGTTGAACAACGAGTTTACTATAGGTCCTTTTTCAAGAATTACGTAGCTCAAACCCTTTTTCTGGGCCTCAAGCCCACATGCTATTCCTATTGGTCCTCCTCCTATAATTACAATTCGAAAATGCTCCATCTATCTGTAGATTTTTTAAGTTCCTGAATTGTTTTTGTTGGATCGTCGGTCTTAAAAATAAAGCTGCCGGCCACAAGAACATCTGCGCCTGCTTTTATAAGTGCTTTGGCATTTTTAGAATTTACACCACCATCAACCTCTATTAAAGCAGAAGAGTCAGACTCTTTAATAAGTTCTTTAATGTTGTGAACCTTTTCATACGTATTTTCTATAAAACTTTGCCCTCCAAATCCAGGATTGACACTCATAATAAGTACAAGGTCCAAATCTTTGATGACATTTTTAAGCAAGTTCACATTAGTATGAGGATTCAAAGCCACACCAGCTTTCATGCCTTCTGCCTTTATGGCCTGAATGGTTCTGTGCAAATGAGGGCAGGTTTCGTAATGAACCGTAAGGTATGTTGCGCCTAACTCCGCAAAAGTTTTAATATAGCGGTCAGGGTCAACAATCATCAAATGCACATCTAAAGGCTTTGTTGCATGCTGGGCAATAGTCTTAACCACAGGCATTCCATAGGATATGTTTGGAACAAAAACACCGTCCATTATATCAATATGGTGCCAATCTGCATCACTATTATTTACCATTTCTATATCACGCTGCAAGTTGCCAAAGTCGGCTGCCAGAAGAGAAGGTGCAATTTTTGTTTTGCTCATTTTGTTTGTGTTAAATAGAATTTATACAAAAGTAATGAATTGTGATTTTACGGGATAACCAATAGCAGCTAAAGACCGGCCAATGTTGCTGCAGTATTAGTTATTCTGAAGAAGCGATTCAATTTCGTTTAAATAGCTTTCTTTTTTCTCGTCGGATAACCAACTCGCTTTAAATCCGTTTTTGGCCAATTCGGCAATTTGCGTTTTAGAAAGGTTTAAAGCCTTGGCTATACCCCCAAAATTTTCATTCATATAACCCCCAAAATAGGCAGGGTCATCAGAGTTGATGGTGACTAGTAAATTGTATTCCATCATTTTAACCAAAGGATATTCTTTTAAATCTTTAATTACCTTAAGCTCAAGATTGGATAAAGGGCACAGGGTAAGAGGCATCTGCTCTTCTGCTAACCGCTTTATCAATTTAGAATCATCAAGACAACGGTTGCCATGATCTATTCGTGTAACCTTGAGTAAATCTAGAGCTTCCCAAATATATTCTGAAGGACCTTCTTCGCCTGCATGGGCAACGGTCAGAAAACCTTCTTCTAAGGCTTTTTGGAATACGTTCTTGAATTTTGATGGAGGATTACCTAGTTCTGAAGAATCAAGCCCTACGGCCACAATCTTGTCTTTATAAGGCAAAGC includes:
- a CDS encoding adenosine deaminase encodes the protein MKDTSIQAFIQDLPKTELHLHIEGTFEPELMFKIAKRNNLTIPYADVDELKRAYSFNNLQEFLDIYYAGASVLIKEQDFYDLTWAYLTKVHEQNVKHVEIFFDPQTHTDRNVPFEYVLNGIYKALEDGEKQLGISFKLIMSFLRHLDEASAFKTLEQALPYKDKIVAVGLDSSELGNPPSKFKNVFQKALEEGFLTVAHAGEEGPSEYIWEALDLLKVTRIDHGNRCLDDSKLIKRLAEEQMPLTLCPLSNLELKVIKDLKEYPLVKMMEYNLLVTINSDDPAYFGGYMNENFGGIAKALNLSKTQIAELAKNGFKASWLSDEKKESYLNEIESLLQNN
- a CDS encoding YpdA family putative bacillithiol disulfide reductase, with translation MEHFRIVIIGGGPIGIACGLEAQKKGLSYVILEKGPIVNSLFNYPQNMQFFSSSEKLEIDDIPFISTEAKPKRNEALEYYRRIVTSNKLNIKLFEKVKKVEKVENGFSIVSEKSNYTADKVIVSTGFYDLPNKLNIPGEDLPKIAHYYNDPHFYANQKLAVVGASNSAIDAALECYRKGAEVTLIIRGHEVGPRVKYWVRPDIINRIEEGSIKVYYNSKLKEVRQSGIIIETPEGNVSLENDFVLALTGYMPNFEFLTNMGVELSNDEKKLPQYNPETMETNVAGIYLAGVICGGMETHKWFIENSRIHAKIIISSILEEKEISKV
- the rpe gene encoding ribulose-phosphate 3-epimerase → MSKTKIAPSLLAADFGNLQRDIEMVNNSDADWHHIDIMDGVFVPNISYGMPVVKTIAQHATKPLDVHLMIVDPDRYIKTFAELGATYLTVHYETCPHLHRTIQAIKAEGMKAGVALNPHTNVNLLKNVIKDLDLVLIMSVNPGFGGQSFIENTYEKVHNIKELIKESDSSALIEVDGGVNSKNAKALIKAGADVLVAGSFIFKTDDPTKTIQELKKSTDRWSIFEL